One genomic window of Numida meleagris isolate 19003 breed g44 Domestic line chromosome 1, NumMel1.0, whole genome shotgun sequence includes the following:
- the LOC110392824 gene encoding regucalcin-like, producing the protein MSSSIRIESVVKEKNRMGECPVWEERENALVYVDINAQKVCRWSAVSREVQCMSVDARVSSVALRQCGGYVITLGTRFAFLDWDTQEVTTILELEQDKPNNRFNDGKVDPKGRFFAGTMAEETAPGVRARRQGALYTLFPDLSVIKQLDQVDISNGLDWSLDHRTFFHIDSLAYAVHAFSYDVDTGKIACPRLVYHLEEEEQMPDGMCIDAEGKLWVACIDGGRVIRVDPETGKRIQTVRLPTSRITSCCFGGKDYAEMYVTSAYDGLDKATLAKEPHAGEIFKITGLGVKGIPQHFFAA; encoded by the exons ATGTCCTCCTCCATCAGAATTGAATCTGTCGTGAAGGAGAAGAACCGGATGGGAGAATGCCCTGTctgggaagaaagggagaatgCACTCGTCTACGTGGACATTAACGCCCAGAAAGTCTGCCGCTGGAGCGCGGTCAGCCGCGAGGTGCAGTGCATGTCTGTGG ATGCCCGCGTCAGCTCCGTGGCCTTGCGGCAGTGCGGGGGCTACGTCATCACCCTGGGGACCAGGTTTGCCTTTCTGGACTGGGACACCCAGGAGGTCACCACCATCCTCGAGCTTGAGCAGGATAAACCCAACAACAGGTTCAATGATGGCAAAGTGGATCCAAAGGGGAGGTTTTTTGCTG gtACGATGGCTGAGGAGACAGCACCAGGGGTCCGAGCGAGACGGCAAGGGGCTCTTTATACTCTTTTCCCTGACTTATCAGTAATAAAACAGTTAGACCAAGTGGACATCTCCAATGGTCTAGACTGGTCCCTGGACCACAGGACCTTCTTTCACATTGACAGCCTGGCATACGCTGTGCACGCCTTCAGCTATGATGTGGACACTGGAAAGATCG cctgccccagACTCGTGTACCacttggaggaggaggagcagatgCCCGATGGGATGTGCATTGATGCGGAGGGGAAGCTCTGGGTGGCCTGCATCGATGGTGGAAGAGTGATCCGTGTTGATCCGGAGACAG GAAAAAGAATCCAAACTGTGAGGCTGCCGACTTCAAGGatcacctcctgctgcttcGGAGGGAAGGACTATGCGGAGATGTACGTGACGTCTGCCTACGATGGCCTGGACAAGGCCACCCTTGCCAAGGAGCCTCACGCAGGAGAGATCTTCAAG aTAACAGGCCTGGGTGTTAAAGGGATCCCACAGCATTTTTTTGCTGCTTAA